ACCCGGTGTCTCGACTGCGAGACGAAGTTCCGCCGGATGCCGCTGTCCGGCGAGTGTCGCAACTGCGGGGGGACGGTGAACCTCACCGTTCACGAGGGGTCGGTAAACAAGTACATGGACACCGCGATCGAGGTGGCCGACCGGTTCGACTGCCGGGAGTACACCAAACAGCGGCTGGAAATCCTCGACCGGGCGCTGGAGTCGACGTTCGAGGACGACACCAACAAACAGTCGGGTATTGCGGACTTTATGTAACCGATTCAACTATTCCTGGCTGCTTCGTCGATTTCTCTGCCAGTCGATATTCGGAATACCCGAGAACGCTACGTCGCCCACGGCGCTTCGGGATCGACGAGTCCCTCGGGCTCCTCGCCGGAAAGCGCCCGCCGGAGATCCCTGGCGGCCCGACGGTTGAGTTCCGTCCGGGATTCCTCGGAGTACCAGGCGGCATGGGGGTTGACGATGACGTCGTCGCGACCGACCAGCGGGTGGTTCTCGCCCGGTGGCTCCTCCGCGAGTACGTCGAGCCCGGCCATCTTCAGGTCGTCCGCTTCCAGTGCCGCCACCAGATCCTCCTCGTCGATCACTTCACCCCGGCCAGTGTTGGCGAGCACACTCCCGGGACCGAGCCTGGAGAGCACGTCTGCGTCGACCATCCCTCGGGTGTCTGCGGTCAAGGGGGCGAGCACGACGACGTGATCCGCGCGGTCGAACAGTTCCTCGAACCCGGTCTTCTCGACGCCGAGATCGGCCATCTCCTCGCCGTCGACGTACGGATCGTACGCGAGCGTCTCGCAGCCGTACGGCTCCAGCAGGGTTGCGACCGCCCGGGCAATCGGCCCCAGCGAGACCAGCCCCACCGCCGACGCCGAAAGCCGGTGGATCGGTCGTCCGTCCCGCCAGTCCCACCGGCCCGCGCCGACCGATCGGTCGTAGGTGCCGATCGAGCGCAGGCAGCTCAACAACAGCGCGACAGTGTGGACGGCAACCTCCTCGGTACAGTACTCCGGCACCCGGATCACCGGGATTCCGTACTCGGCGGCGGCCGCCACGTCGACGGTCCCGACGCCCACCGAAGCGCGCACGATTACCGACGGCTCGATCGTCTCGACCGCCTCACGGGGGATCGGGGTGGCGACGTCACCCACGATCGCATCGAACGGCTCACCGCGTTCGTTTGCGACCGTACCGGCTTCGATCACGGCGTCGGTGGTACCGAGTTGTTCGACGCGAAAGACGGCATCTTGACCGAGTTCCTCGCGAAAGATGTCGGGATCGATCATCGGAGAGCCGCTGAGTAGTACCCGGGGCATGGCTGAGGATTGGGAAAGCAAATTAATAACTTTTGTTGTAAATTTTTTACCCGCGGCGTGCCAGGCCACTCGGGGGGAGAGGTGTTTCGGCGATTTTCGCTCACCGCCGTGGCGAACCGACCGATATTATAAGGCGGCGCGTTCGATCCTCGCTATGGGTCTCAGGAGCTTTCTGGAGGGGACGGAGCCGACCGTGCTCACCGAGCCGGTCGATCCCCGGTTCGAACTCCCGGCGCTCGCGACACGCGACGAGACGCGTCCGGTCGTCTTCGACGACGTGGTCGGACATCCTGACGTGCGCGCAGTCGCCAACCTGGTGTCCACCCGGTCGTTGATCGGGTCGGCGCTGGGTGTCGAGCCGTCGGAGATCATCGACGAGGTGAGTTCGGCGATGGACGATCCGTCGCCAGTGTCCCGGACGGAACCCGCGGCGTTCGAGCACGTCGCCGACGACCCGACGATCGCCGAGGAACTGCCGGTGCCGATCTACTACGACGAACACGAGCGGCAGTACTTCGCCTCGACGATCGTGATCGCGAAAGACCCCGACACCGGCGTCCACAACCTCTCGTTTCACCGGATGATGGTCCAGGAGGACAACCGGCTGGTGATGCGGATGGTCGAGCGACACCTCCACGACATCTACACCCGATCGGGGGAGGAACTCGACATCGCGATCGTCGTCGGCGTCCATCCCGCCGTCGAGATCGCCGCCGCGACGTCGTTCTCGCCGGACATGAGCGAACTCGAACTGGCCAACCGGCTCCACGGCGGGGAGCTCGCGACGACGGAGATACACGGCCTGCAGATCCCCAGCGAGGCGGAGGTCGTGATGTTCGCGACGATTACCGACGAGCTTGCCGACGAGGGGCCGTTCGTCGACCTCTCTCGCACCTGGGATAAGGTTCGGCAACAGCCGGTCGTCGAGGTGAACGAGCTGTGGACCCGGCCGGACCCGCTGGCGCGGGTGATCGTCCCGGGCAAGCGCGAGCACGCCCACCTGATGGGGATCCCCCAGGAGCCCCGGATCTACCGGATCGTCGAAAACACCGTTCCCACGGTGCGGAACGTGGTGCTCACCCCCGGCGGCTGTTCGTGGCTCCACGGCGTCGTCCAGCTGGAGCCGCGGGCCGACGGGGACCCCAAGAACGCCGGGATGGCGGCGCTTTCGGCGCACCCGTCGATGAAGAAGGTGACGCTCGTGGATCCGGACGTCGATCCCGCCGATCCGGACGCCGTCGAGTGGGCCACAGCGACCCGAATGCAGCCGCACGAGGACATCGTCACCATCGAGGGGGCGAAAGGCTCCTCGCTGGATCCCTCACAGAACTACGAACGCGGCGTGACGAGCAAGTGGATCGTCGACGCCACGATGCCCCGAGATCGGGATCGGGAGGCATTCCTGGAGGCGACCGTCCCAGGCGCCGAGGACGTTTCCCTCGAGGAGTATCAATAGTCGACCGCGATCGCAGATCGAACGCACTTGGGACAAACCAACAGGAGGAGACACGACATGCATCTCACACGCGAGGAAGAGGAACTGCTCGAATCGGACACCCCCGGCGAGCGGAAGGCGATGGAGCTGCTGGTGACGCTGGGTGACGTCTACGGCGCCGAGGAGATGGTCGAGATCGGCTCCGCGCAGGCGTCGGGGATCTCTTATAAGTCGATCGGCGATCCGGGCGTCGAGTTCCTGGAGGGGTTCGCCGCGGAGGGTGCGAAAGTGTCGGTGTCGACGTTCGCCAACCCCGCCGGCATGGACATGCAGCAGTGGCGCGAGATGGGCGTCAGCGAGGAGTTCGCCGAGAAACAGGAGCGCATCCAGGACGCACTCCGCGAGATGGGGGTCACGCTGTCGTTCACCTGCACGCCGTATCTGGCCGGGAACCTCCCCCGCCGCGGCGAACACGTCGCCTGGGCGGAGTCGTCTGCGGTGTCGTTCGTCAACTCCGTTGTGGGCGCGCGGACGAACCGCGAGGGTGGGCCGTCGGCGCTCGCGGCCGCGATCACCGGTCGGACGCCGAAACACGGCCTCCACCTCGCGGAGAACCGCCGGCCCGACT
The Halalkaliarchaeum desulfuricum DNA segment above includes these coding regions:
- a CDS encoding C-terminal binding protein is translated as MPRVLLSGSPMIDPDIFREELGQDAVFRVEQLGTTDAVIEAGTVANERGEPFDAIVGDVATPIPREAVETIEPSVIVRASVGVGTVDVAAAAEYGIPVIRVPEYCTEEVAVHTVALLLSCLRSIGTYDRSVGAGRWDWRDGRPIHRLSASAVGLVSLGPIARAVATLLEPYGCETLAYDPYVDGEEMADLGVEKTGFEELFDRADHVVVLAPLTADTRGMVDADVLSRLGPGSVLANTGRGEVIDEEDLVAALEADDLKMAGLDVLAEEPPGENHPLVGRDDVIVNPHAAWYSEESRTELNRRAARDLRRALSGEEPEGLVDPEAPWAT
- a CDS encoding UbiD family decarboxylase is translated as MGLRSFLEGTEPTVLTEPVDPRFELPALATRDETRPVVFDDVVGHPDVRAVANLVSTRSLIGSALGVEPSEIIDEVSSAMDDPSPVSRTEPAAFEHVADDPTIAEELPVPIYYDEHERQYFASTIVIAKDPDTGVHNLSFHRMMVQEDNRLVMRMVERHLHDIYTRSGEELDIAIVVGVHPAVEIAAATSFSPDMSELELANRLHGGELATTEIHGLQIPSEAEVVMFATITDELADEGPFVDLSRTWDKVRQQPVVEVNELWTRPDPLARVIVPGKREHAHLMGIPQEPRIYRIVENTVPTVRNVVLTPGGCSWLHGVVQLEPRADGDPKNAGMAALSAHPSMKKVTLVDPDVDPADPDAVEWATATRMQPHEDIVTIEGAKGSSLDPSQNYERGVTSKWIVDATMPRDRDREAFLEATVPGAEDVSLEEYQ